The following proteins are encoded in a genomic region of Tuberibacillus sp. Marseille-P3662:
- a CDS encoding MDR family MFS transporter: protein MANSHNQETTGPTFNKIPLMLVLISGAFAAILNQTLLATALPHIMKDLHLEASTAQWLTSIFMLVNGIMIPITAFLIGRFTTRTLFLSAMGLFALGTLICAIAPNFGILMVGRIIQASGAGIIMPLMQTILMLIFPVEKRGTAMGMFGLVIAFAPAIGPTLSGWLVEQFPWRSLFYVIFPIVVIDFIVAYFVLINVTKRTFPKVDILSIILSSLGFGGLLYGFSTAGNSGWGDEQVIISLAIGVIALIWFIFRQLKLQEPILEFRVFRYAMFTLTTAVGMIVFMSMIGSQTVLPLFMQNMLQYSALDSGLMLLPGAVVMGIMNPITGRLFDKFGAKWLAVFGLIVVTVTTFMFTDLTAQTSFTYLAAVNSVRMLGVAMVMMPVTTAGLNQLPQHLIPHGTAMNNTMRQVSGAVGTALLVTVMVNNVLHKSTPQDPSGAIHGVNVSFYVAAGVAVVGLVLAFFIKRSQPEKDDHEGSEQQNSNQTATES, encoded by the coding sequence ATGGCTAATAGTCACAATCAAGAAACCACCGGGCCGACTTTTAATAAAATACCGCTCATGCTTGTACTTATTTCAGGGGCTTTTGCCGCAATTTTGAATCAGACACTATTAGCGACAGCGCTGCCCCATATTATGAAGGATCTACACCTTGAAGCGAGTACCGCTCAGTGGTTAACCTCTATATTTATGCTTGTTAATGGCATTATGATTCCGATTACGGCCTTCTTAATTGGACGTTTTACAACTCGAACGTTGTTTTTGTCAGCTATGGGTTTATTTGCTTTAGGGACTTTAATTTGTGCGATTGCCCCTAATTTTGGAATATTAATGGTTGGAAGAATCATCCAAGCTTCGGGTGCTGGAATTATCATGCCATTGATGCAAACGATCCTTATGCTTATCTTTCCTGTTGAGAAACGCGGAACAGCCATGGGGATGTTTGGGTTAGTCATTGCATTTGCACCTGCTATTGGTCCGACTCTATCGGGGTGGCTCGTGGAACAGTTTCCATGGAGAAGTTTGTTCTATGTTATCTTCCCAATCGTTGTTATTGATTTTATTGTTGCTTATTTCGTTCTTATTAACGTAACGAAACGGACGTTTCCGAAAGTTGATATCTTATCCATTATCCTATCATCATTAGGATTTGGCGGTTTGTTATATGGATTTAGTACAGCAGGAAATAGCGGCTGGGGAGATGAACAGGTTATCATTTCACTAGCAATTGGTGTGATAGCACTTATCTGGTTTATATTTAGACAGCTGAAATTGCAAGAGCCCATCCTTGAATTTAGGGTATTTCGATATGCTATGTTCACGTTAACCACGGCTGTTGGTATGATTGTGTTTATGTCCATGATTGGCAGTCAAACGGTTCTACCGCTTTTTATGCAGAATATGTTGCAGTACTCAGCATTGGACTCGGGGCTCATGTTATTACCAGGTGCTGTCGTCATGGGGATTATGAACCCAATTACGGGCCGGCTATTTGATAAATTCGGGGCCAAATGGCTTGCCGTTTTTGGTTTAATTGTGGTAACCGTTACGACGTTTATGTTTACTGACTTGACGGCACAGACGTCATTCACTTATTTGGCCGCAGTCAATTCCGTTAGGATGTTGGGTGTTGCGATGGTTATGATGCCGGTGACAACGGCTGGATTGAACCAGTTGCCGCAGCATCTAATTCCACATGGTACAGCAATGAATAATACCATGCGCCAAGTATCGGGCGCGGTTGGAACGGCGTTGCTTGTTACTGTTATGGTAAACAACGTCTTACACAAGTCAACGCCTCAAGACCCTAGCGGAGCGATTCATGGCGTTAACGTATCATTCTACGTTGCTGCAGGTGTTGCGGTTGTAGGCCTTGTTTTAGCCTTCTTTATTAAACGTAGTCAGCCTGAGAAAGACGATCATGAGGGAAGCGAACAGCAAAATAGTAACCAAACAGCAACTGAAAGCTAA